TTGTGTGCTTAGGCATAAATCTAAAGTATTGttagttttatgtattttttaatatattctttGTAGTGATTTAGTTAGACACAGTTTTTAATGGGCCTGCACAGTTCATTGAAACAAGTTGGTTGGTTTAGATGATAGGTTTTTTACACTGTGCTGTCTCTTGAGTGAACAAACTCTCAAATCCCGAGCATTATTTCTTATCACTGAACATAAGATTTCTGGCTATCAGGTTTTTGTTGGTGCACGATTGCATGTTACAGGAGGTGCTCTCAGAGGAGGACGTGGAGTGGAAGGTGAAGCAACTGTTGCAGGTAATCTCTTGGCTTTTAAATTCATCtgagatatacatatatattatgtgttaTTGTGTGCAGAAGAGGAGGGCCACACTTCttattttcatcataataaaGGGGCACAGCTCATAtcattaatacaatcgtttacttataaaaaaaaataaataaaggggcACAGCTCATGCAGAGGATCAATCCTTAATGAGATTGAGTGCTGTTGCCCTTGATTTCCTGAACGGGGGGGTACACTTGGCCCCCCTGAAACATCATGTTTTCATATCCTATCATCTGAGAAATCAGGTGATATGACTGTTTTATTCTGCTTGAAGCCAAGCAGAAAGGCGATTCTTGCTGCAGATCATATTTCTGACCTTTTCTTCAGTCTTTGTTGAGCAGTCAGTTGCTTCATTCCATTGAATGGATTGAATATCCTTAATCTCCCCTGCCCgcccttttttcctttcacgCTTGCAGGATaatccatttcttttcttgtatTGTTTATTATGATTGATATATAGATATGGGGGTATTCTTCCTGCAGAAAATCTTATACATCTTTTATTTGGTAGTATTGGACACCGCTGCTGGAATTTGGTTAGATAGAAGTGGGCTGGTCACCTCTTCACGCACAAGCAAGGGACAAACTGAATATGATCCTTTTTTGGAGCTTATGCGTCGTTGTCGCCATGCAGCTGCATCTGTTGGTGTTCGAATATACATCTATGGTGGTCTCAAGGGAGGTAAAACTCTAAATGCAGTCTTGAAAACATATTGAATGTCACTATAGAAGTGAAAATGTccctattttatattttgaagaacaGATGTACTGAAAAATGTTTTAGGAAGGATGCAACAGTTGCAACTGATAGAGTGGACTACCAGTTATTCTTGGGTTTGAAGTTTAGGTTTCCTCTATTGCAAGATTCCGGGCTAAAACTTTAGatccttttttaataaaaaatgatttttttaataaattctatgaAACCCTAGAGAACGTAAAAGCTCCAGTCCAAAATTATGAAGTTGTGCAATTACTtgtcaaaagaagaagaaagggaaatcTGAAGCTTTGACTTAAGTGTCAAAATTTGTGCGTGCCAACTGCCAAGGTTGCTATACCCCACTGAGAAACTAGAGAGGAAACTGTCATCCGCATCACCTGAAATCATTTTACTGTGAGTCACGACCATAACAAAAGTAATGGAGATAATGGATCACCCTGTCACAAACCACGAGAACTGTTGAAGAAGTCCAATGGTGTACCATTCACCAATATAAAAGAGCAGActgaaaaatagtgaaatacaATGCTATCCAAGAACACCATTTCCCCCCAAAATCACTACACTGAGGCATGAGCTTAAGTTCACGCAAGAAGTAGAGTGCATATTCCAACTCTTCCTTGGATGACATGGTTAAAGAAATGAATCATTAATGGGATGTTATCTCCAGCTAGGTTGACaacataatttcacatttaTTGATGTTCTTGCTTCTTTCATTATGTTTACTGGTCTTGCTATGtgttctcttgtttttttttttctacagcTATTGTTGCAAGTCTTGTGACAAAAATATAGTCAAATATGTTACTCTGTGCAGATGTGCTGTTGGATGATTTTCTGGTTGCAGAAAATTCACCTTATCAGCCTGACATTAATTCTCCTGCAATAACATCTGAGAGAGCTCCACCAGTAACAAGTACCAAAGTGAATCAATCTAGTATGATTCCTTTTGAGACAACACCAACTTTGGATGGTGGAGCAGAGATTCTTTCATTGGGTGGCATGAGGTATCACTCACTGtctccttccctccctctctctctctctctctctctctctcaaatgctCTCTTCATACTTATAAGAACTTTCATGATGCACATCCTAAGCAGCATGGACAAAAATTCTATGGAGAAACTGAGGGAGGCTTCTGCTGCTGAAGCAGAAGCAGCTAGTGCTGTCTGGCAAGCTGTGCAGGCTGCATCTGCTGAAGAGACATCTGTCTCGGATGACAACTCTCAAGCAACAGAAACAATTTCAGATGGTAGTGATACTGAGGCAGATGTTCGTCTTCATCCAAGAGCTGTATGGCCTTCGCATCATTGTCGTATATCCAGATTTTTATTCCTTCTTCAAGCTGCAAAATCATACTCTTCTATGGTTGCAGGTTGTAGTTGCTAAAGAGGCTGTCGGTAACCTGGGTGGGATGGTAAGACAGTTATCTTTGGATCAGTTTGAGAATGAGAGCAGACGAATGATTCCATTGAACAATGACCTTTCATACCCTACTAAAAAGTTCGCCAGACAGAAGTCTCCTCAGGGCTTACATAAGAAGGTAagcattatttaaatttgatgtTCTTCGTTATTTCTTTTGGATTAGGTTTATGTACTCAGTTGTTAGTTGTacccttgccagattatttacACATTGCTCAGGCCTCGGAACTGGAAAGCTCCTCCAAATAGGAGGTTCTTTCTGGATTCTTATGAAGTGGGTGAGCTCTGTTATGCTGCTGAACAGATCTTTATGCATGAGCCAACAGTTCTTCAGCTGAAAGCGCCTGTTAAGGTATTTGGTGATCTTCATGGACAATTTGGCGATTTAATGCGGCTATTTGATGAATATGGATTTCCTTCCACTGCAGGAGACATAACGTAAGTTTGACATTTCAGTATGATATTTAGTTTAGCTGGTTTTTGGTAGTAAATCTGATTTCAAATAAGATATTATCAGCTTTAGCTTTAGATTTTATGTATTGTTAGTTATGTCATGACTATGAGTCTCGGGTCCTTACTGTAGAACTCCAAATTCTATGTTGTGGTTCTATTATAACTTAGGAGAATGTTAAATCTTATGGGATTTGCAGTGAAAGCTATGTCCTAACGTCCTGTAAAATGAACCAATTGCACACATTTGTAGAAGCACAAATTGTTGCCTTGTTTTAAGAGTACACACCCAACATTGGAAAAAGGTTGCAGAATCTTGCCTGCAGTTGACGCTGTTCAGGGTCAGGGTTGCAACTAACTACGTATATTAATTGGAAGCTATCTTTTCCTAAAAGTTGGGATCTATGTGCTAGACCTTCCCTTAATGGATTAAACCGAGTGGATTAGTAGAAGCTTGTACTTTGTATGAAAAAAAGTATATGTTTCCCTTAGCCTGTTTGGATGTTCTCTGTGATAATGTTGCCTGTGCAGGACATGTTCTTCTAGTTAATGATCAAGGGAAACTTGATAGAAGGCATCTTGTGGTGGTTTATTTAAATCTCTATCTTAATTAAGAATCTTAAAAAACACATTGGAGTTGTTTGATGAGcctatatatttatgtttcagGTATATAGACTACTTGTTTTTGGGAGACTATGTTGATCGAGGACAGCATAGCTTGGAGACCATAACTTTGCTCCTAGCTCTTAAGGCATACATCTGTTATAGTATTCTAACTTTGGGATGTAGCTCGATTGTGTCATATTGTatcatatttacatatatttgacACCCTATTGCCTTGTTTATAATTTTGCAGATAGAGTATCCTGAGAATGTCCACTTAATACGTGGAAACCATGAGGCAGCTGACATAAATGCTCTCTTTGGTTTTCGCCTTGAATGCATTGAGAGAATGGTATGGATGACTTTGCATATTATAATAGATTCTGCAATTATGTGAATGCGCCCCTATAACATGTCAACTTGTAGGGAGAGAATGATGGAATATGGGCATGGACACGATTTAATCAGCTATTCAACTGTCTTCCACTTGCTGCACttattgagaagaaaattatcTGTATGCATGGTGGCATTGGGAGGTCTATACATTCAGTAGAACAGATAGAGAAGCTTGAAAGACCTATAACAATGGATGCTGGATCTATAATCTTGATGGATCTCCTATGGTAGGATCTCGCCCAATTCATCTCTCTATTTACTATTTCTGGTTTTATTTACCAGTTCTAATAGATCTAATCTTACAGGTCTGATCCTACAGAAAATGATAGTGTGGAGGGTTTAAGACCAAATGCTAGAGGGCCTGGTCTTGTCACTTTTGGGGTACGTGTTATTGTTTAGTTGGAAAGTGTTGGATTGAATCTTGAAggtattttgtcatatttttaaagtaCAGAGCCCCCCCCACCCCACCCAACCCCACCCCCCAAGGCCAAATAATTCTTTTGGCTATGAGCCACTCACAGGGATACTGTTTTGAAATAATGTGCTAGCATGACTCAGCTATTTAAGTCTTGCTGCTTGCAGCCTGATCGTGTCACAGATTTCTGTAAGAAGAACAAATTACAGCTCATTATAAGGGCCCATGAATGTGTCATGGATGGTTTTGAACGGTTTGCTCAGGGACAGTTGATAACCCTTTTTTCTGCAACGAACTATTGTGGTACGTAAAATTGCTTTGGGATTTCTCCTCTTCGAGTGCAAGTATACGTGGTCTCATGCTTCATATATATGTAGGGACGGCAAACAATGCTGGAGCTATATTGGTAGTTGGCAGGGGGTTGGTTGTGGTTCCAAAATTAATCCATCCCTTACCACCACCACTTCAGTCTCCAGAGACATCTCCTGAACATGTCATTGAGGACACGTGGATGCAGGTTGGTTTTTGCACTTACAAATGTTTGAATTGTGCCTTTGTATATAAGgcaatctgaaaaataatgaattattttgaCCGGCTTGTGTGATACTCTGTGTTCTGGTGCTCTGCAGGAGCTTAACATTCAAAGACCACCAACTCCTACTCGTGGTCGACCACAGCCTGACCTTGACCGGAGCTcacttgcatatatataatgttaccTGACAAAGTTGTGTAATTTACAACATGTCAGAGTGCCAATTATGCACGTCTCTGACAGGTTTGACCCACACAGGATCAGATAAGTTTTCCAACCATGGCGGATATGCTATGTTCCTattgtattttgaaaatatgagttGCAGAAGATAAATCATTGTCTATTGTTCACATAGCTCGAGAATGGTAGAAGCTGTAGCAGTTAGCCAATTGTCTATTGAAAATATGCTGTCTATTGCTCATAGTCTCCAGGTTTGTCATATATGTACAATTTAGAATGTGAAGAGGCTGCAGCCACCATACAGAGAACTTATAGGGAGAGTTTGTTTAGCAACCGTGTATTGtaatataaactataatatACAAGTAATTCCTTTATAGCGTGTAATTGCTTTTGATGATgcaattttcagaaaaaaaagtttggacTGGCGAGTATGTATGGTCGGTCTCCACTAACACAACAGTTTTTTAAGGTTGTCAAATTTTGGTTTGGGAGTTAACTAAAGAAGGCTTTTGTAGTTGATCAAAGATGTGTTCTTTTATAGTCGCTATTGCTCACAATTTTATGTTACCTGCAGCGCAGTCGTGAGTCCAAGTCCAACCATTTATAGGTTTGTCATACATGGGATACTCATTCTTATTGCAGACCAGCATTGATGATGGGATAGACGTATTTGCTCATTgaatgatttctttttattttttatttttaaaaacggACCATTTAAGAGCAAAACCTTCTTTCTTGGAGCAACTCAGCCCAAGCCCTGCAGTAAATTACATTACAGTTTTACAGAATATGTAGTGTTTGGTCTGTTCTGTGCTAAGATAAGAGCTCGAATTCAAAACCATCCTTACACAATTAAAAAACCTAAACGTGGAAGTTTGTAAATCattgtctaatttatttctttttatcactctctatttatttttgtcttttacgATCAAGTTTTATCACTCTGTAGAAGAGCCCTTATTGCATCATGGCATCCATGCTAAAACGATACCTTCTCAAACTATCGAAAAATTGCAATAATACCCAATAATCAAAATTCTGctgaagtgtttttttttttttcggaagTGGTAATTTTATGATGCAATATCTCAAAAATAGTAATTTGGACACCATTGCAGAAGAGGTGACAATTTAGGAACGAAAAGGTAGTGCTGCCTAGAGTGATCATGGTCGGATCAGAGGCATTTCTTCATTTGCATGAAATGGTATTTCGGACACAAACTCCCCAAATCAGATAGATAAAGAATGGTTCACCAACCTTGAAACAAATTCCGAGATGGCCCATTGCAAGTAAAATCCCTTTGTTGATTAAAGATGATTTGAAGAGAGTAAGAAATACATGAAACTACAATCTCATCAATGTTGATAATTCTGAAATGCAGTGAGAAGGGCCATTACGTGAAACAAAAGGTGCAAAAGTTAAGGTAATGGCGGGAAAATGCGTGAATGGGGTGAAATAACAGCCTTCTGCACGAACTTGGACTTGCTTGGATCATGAACCCATTCAATCTCGCTCATGTTGGGTGTCTCAACATATGCCATGGTGAATTCTCCCACCTTCTCTACCTTCCCTCTCTTGCCTGCCCTCAACACCCAACTTCTCCGGTTGCAAGAGAATATTCCATTTGTTAGACGGATAATATCACCAGGCTCAAAGGCATCACACTCATCCCCCCAGAGCTGGAAGTGAACTGCGGCTGTCTCATCAGCCACAAGTGCCAAGCATGTCTTACTTTGGCCCTCTGATGCTGTCTTGCCTTTGTTCAGAACTATGAACTGTGTATTTATGTTGTTCTCAGCTGCAGGCACAATGTCTTTAAGAGAGTACATAGCTTGCTTTCTAACTGCAAAAAtctaaacaaaatgaaattatttcatgtcCAACCCTTTCTTGAGAAGAAATGATAAATTAATGTTCATCATGCAGATGAGTGATGGTAGCCTATATGGGACCAGGAtgttctaaacaaaacataattgGTTGGGAAACTGACTTTGAATGaagcaaatattttaatcatttctacagCATATGGGCAGTGGGAATGGCACACGTACTTGGTGGTAATTATAGTGTCAATGAAAGCAAGAAAATTCAGCATGAGCGATCACAACAGAGCAAACAACACCAATGAAACATTAAAATCTGCATGGTTTACCCAACTAGGGCTTATGTCCATGTGTGAAAACAAATCAATGAATACCAATACATACAACTCAGTTCCTATTATTTGGCAAAAAATAGATAGATAAACTAACacttcaaaccaaaaaaatccCCCCAGCACAGAAAGTGAAACTAAGAAACTTCTAATTGGCAAGTTACACACGCACACACCAAATGTCTAACCCAAAATCTGACCCCATTCATCTCATTCTTATAAAGCGACAGATACCAATATTGCCTGAGCCGGTTGGCAAGACTAGAGATCATGCAGTAAATCTTTTCTAAAACTCACTAAAGATTGATACAGAGTTACAAACTTCACTAGAACACCTATTTAGCTCCAGCTAACATAGTAATATCAGAAGCCACATGTGAGTACAATGATTTTGAGGACCTTCTCTGCATCAATGAAGGGAAATTTTATAGTGAATATAGTAGCAAAGCAGGCATCCTGATTCCAAGCATAAAGGTACTAATCCATTGGAATCATATCTTCGAACATCTAGCATGCACGCCAGTCAAAGCATTGCAATTTAAATAACACCAAACTCTCAATTTTAGTTCGAAAGGATGGCGATTCTATTAATGCAGGGGCACATAACGAAAAAAATCagtcataaaaaatattgcagAGTATCACAGACTTCTTGTAACATCCAGACCCAAAAAGTgtgattttataataataattattactactattttattatattattagatatGTATTGACgtagtaatttgttttgaatagggaaaaaaaaaaaaattgttttgaataGGATTTCTCTACTGTTAAACTATACagctattttattttctgtttggtCTCTTAGATTGGAATAGGTTGCATATGATCCACGATACCCCTTCTCCTTGCCCATAAAACCCACCCGAGACCTCCAGAAATAAACACAAGAAAACTTTATACACATAGCCACCGTAGCAGCTTCCGCAAACCAAGAAAACCACTCTGACATCCAACCGAGACACTTACCTCGCCGGAATCCACCACAGACGCCGCCGACGGCAAGCTCTCCTCCCACCTAGACGTACGCCGTCGCCGTTCAAGCCTTTCCCGTCGTTTTTCCTTCTGCCGTTAGTGACCAAAGTCGCTGGGTGTTGTGGCTAGCCACCGTCGACCACTCTAGAAGACGTCAGACCACCTCTACAAGGCCACAGAGATCGCCAACCTGCCCAACCCCGTCGAGCCCACTCCTTTCCGGTAAGCCACTGCCGTCCGCCACCCTCCGCTCCCTCTATTTATGTCGATTTTGATAGTTCCTCTCtaaactctccctctctcggtgtcgcaccaaCATAGGTACCCCCAGCTGCGCCGCCAGTCCCTCCCAGCCACCCAGAGCCGCCGCCGCGCATCAGCTCATTGTCTCGGTGAGTCCACTGTTATCACACGGCAAATTCCTTCAGTTGTGTTCGGTGAATACTGTGTCTTGCGAAGTTTCCATGGTCGGGGATCGGAGGAGTAAAGAGGATGGCTTTGTGTAATTTTACAAATGCTGCTGCCGAGGTTCTAAATGGCTCAACTGTTGGTTCAGATATGGTCAAAGTATGTCaacaaaaagattttttttttcttttaaataaaaataaaagcaatggGATTTTTGCCCAAGCCCTTGAACAATTTATACAAGAACAATTTATATATGCCACGTATTTGCTAGTACAACGCCCTGCACCCGCACCTTCGTGATGCATTTCAACGCCCGCTCCATTCCAAACTCACATGAAACCCCTTTTCCCTTGTACTCAGAACTCAACCTCACTGCTATTTCTCTCTGCTTTCACTCTCAGGCCCCAAGTAGTACTCCACTTTCTCAGGCCATTCTCTTCAACCTCCACCAGGAGACCCAAATGGAACTCAACCACTAATGTTATCATCACCAACCCTACTCTGCTAATCATGGAGTCATGCACGACCATGCTCCAACTGAAGCAAATTCAAGCCCGCATGACCGTCAATGGCCTCATTACTCACACATTCCCTGTGAGCCGGGTTGTAGCCTTTTGTGCTCTTGCTGACATCGGTGACGTTGATTATGCCCATGAGTTGTTTTCTCAAATCGAAAATCCCAATACTTACATATGGAATACGATGATCAGAGGCTACGGTAAAGCTAAAATTCCCACTgtgggtttttggttttttcgtCGTATGGTAAGAGAACGCGTCGAAATGGACCGCCGGAGCTTTGTTTTTGCGCTCAAGGTGTGCGAGCAGTTTTGTGCAATTTCAGGGGGGGAATCAGTTCACTGCAGGATTTGTAAGATGGGTTTTAGTTCGGATTTGATAGTACAAAATGGATTGGTTCATTTCTATGCTGAGCGCGGGTGTTTGGATTTTGCGCGCAAAATGTTCGATGAAACTCTGGTGAAGGatgttgtttcttggacctCGATAATTGATGGACATGTGGTGCATAATTGCTCGGATGAGGCTTTGGAATTGTTCAATCTGATGCTGCTGAGTGATGTTGAGCCAAATGAGGTTACCATGATTCCGGTACTTTCGGCGTGCTCACTGAAAGGGGAATTAAGTATGGGGAAAAGTATCCATGAAtacatacaaaagaaaaaaatttcttggAGCCCGAACTTGCAAAACGCCATGTTGGATATGTATGTAAAATGTGGTAGTTTGGTCACTGCTAGGGAGATTTTTGACAACATGAAGAATAAGGATGTGTTTTCATGGACTAGTATGGTTAATGGGTATGCAAAGTTCGGGAAATTGGAGCTGGCAAGGAAGCTTTTTGATGACATGCCCGTGAGAAACGTGATTTCTTGGAATGCAATGGTTGCTGGTTATTCTCAAAATAATCAACCAAAGGAAGCTTTGAAATTATTTCTTGACATGGTAGAGGCAGGATTGGCGGCAACAGAGAACACTTTGGTCTGTGTGCTTTCTGCTTGTGGTCAACTGGGTTCATTGGATTTGGGTCAATGGATTCACCACTATTATATCCATCAAAAGCGGATTCAATTTAGTTTGATTCTGGAAAATGCTTTTGTTGACATGTATGCAAAATGTGGGAGTCTTCATGCGGCTGCAACTATCTTCAATGAAATGGTGGAGAGAGATTTGGTTTCCTGGAATTCCATGGTTGCCGGATATGCTTCTCACGGACATGCTAAAAAAGCCCTCGTCCTGTTCGAGCAGATGACCCAATTGGGATTTAGGCCAGACGACATCACATTTGTGGGTGTGTTGTCAGCTTGCAGTCATGGGGGTTTAGTTTCAGAAGGTCAAAACTATTTCAAaagcatgaaaagaaattttgggaTAGAACCAAAAGTTGAACATTACGCTTGCATGATTGATTTGTATGGTCGAATTGGGCTACTAGAAGaagcttataaatttatagCAAAAATGCCAATGGGAGCAAGTGTAGCAGCATGGGGTGCTCTTCTTAATGCTTGTAGAATGCACGGGAATGTTGAGCTGGCTAAGGTTTCTGCCTATAAGCTGTTAGAGTTGGATCCTGAAGACAGTGGCATTTATTCATTACTGGCAAATATTTTGGCTCATGAGAGAAGATGGGGTGATGTAAGGATGGTGAGATGTATGATGAGAGAGAAGGGTGTCAAGAAGACTCCTGGACGTAGCTTGATTGAGATAGAGGGTGAGTTTCATGACTTTTTGGTTGCTGATGAATCACACCCTCAATCTGAAGAGATGTATAGAGTattaaaccaaatatttttGCTTTGCAAACTGGAAGACTGCATGCCCAATGACGAAAAGCTCATAAACTTTCATATGGATTATGCTGAGTTATAGATTTGAGAAGAATTTTAGAAACAAGATTCAGAAAAGATTTTAGAAGAATCTGTTGGCAAAAAAGCACATCACATGGACCACGGTCTTCGGGCCTTAAACAACTGGTGGTAGGTGATTGGTTTCAAGTGTAAAAGTTGACATTCAAGTTGAACAAAGCCTATCAATAATGCTAACCTCAgccatatttattaatttggcGTATTTAACTGATATTGTATGTCCAAAAGCCACCTAAAAATGTATCATATCAGTGTTTACTAGTAGTATAGTGTGTTGTTAAggtatttattaattattttaaaaaaaaggtactTGCAGCTTTGTTTTCATGCCAACTGAAAGTTCTGCAATTTTGTTTCATGAGAGTTTACtgtgttttcttttcaattttatgaGGAACTTTAGTTACTTGTTAAGATTTATCATATCAAAGTCGTTCTTTTCCATTGACATTGTCATTCGATACCTTTTAGGTTGTGTTCTTCTATGATCTCAGAATGTACAACATAATAATAGGTGGTATATTTTTACtatgagtaatactacatgCATTTACAATTTTACGTACGGAGTAAAAGAcctattttatcaatttttttttaattaaaattttgaatttcaaatttcataattttcaacatatcaataactgacatgttagcacatattattatatgagtaaaaattgtaagtataaaggaaaatactatttgtACTTGCATAACAATATGTGCTGACGTGTTGGTTATTGATATGCAAGTTCTTCTACGGATCAGCCACTGTTTATggctgatccgtagcacaccttacctgtctttttttttttttggtctaaatGCTCATTTTACAAATACCCAATGCATTTCGAATTTGCATTGGGAGCCTGCAGTGCGTTTTACATTGGGAGCTccatttgagattttgaaatcaGAAACCTCCCTCCCTCGCCCAGCGCCCACCTTTCTCCCTTTCGCCCCTCGCCCCTCTGCCCAGCGACTGGAGTTCTCCCTTTCACCCCTCCTCTCTTCTCTTCGTCTCTCCCTAATGGTGCTCCCGGTGATCTCTAATAAagtcttcttcctcttcatgaAAGGTAAATCATTGCAGATCTTTGTTTGGTGCCCCTCTGCCCAGAGAAGCAGGTAACTTTGCTGTTCCAAATTTCTTCATTCAACTGTGTTACTGTGGTGCTTTGTTCGGTTTAATCTATCATACAACGAAAGATTTATGTTTTATTGTACTTCGGGCTGTCTCGTATAGAGAAAATCGGGATAACTGCGTACTAGTTAGCGATATTGGTGCCCCTTTGTCGGTTTCTCTATATCCCTCCGTTTCTCAATCTCAGTATTCTaaacaaattttacaattttatgatGTAGATTgtaaacataaatttaaaaaatgttaactTTTAAGTATTCCGGTTGGTTTCTCTTTTACTGCTCTGGGTTACTTGAATTTGAGGTTAACTTTCCATATGTGGCTACTTGATGCTCGAAAAGCCGCTTGAGATTGTCAATAGGTGAAGCTACTGGGgctttgtttttgtatttttggtggGGGTCGTTGTAATTGGATTACCATATTGCAAATCCCTCTGTTGAATATGAAGTTTTCTTGTAGAGAAATGTAGATTCCTACTCTTAGCAAAGGAGCATTGTGTTATTTTGTTCTATCCTGACAATGCATTGCCACCTGGGTCCATATGTCCTATCAAATTCCTGCTAGATGACATTCCCAATCAATAATCCAGAAGACTAGTCATTCCAATGTTTCACTTTTGCATAGATGCATGGAAGAAGTAAACTTTAGTGCTCTTCATGCTCATGTTTTTGCAAGTTTCATCAAGTTTTTAATGATTTCGTGAAGCTCAGATTTACTACATGATCTCTAGTCTTGCCAACCGGCTCAGGCAATATTGGTATCTCTCGCTTTATAAGAATGAGATGAATGGGGTCAGATTTTGGGTTAGACATTTGGTGTGTGCGTGTGTAACTTGCCAATTAGAAGTTTCTTAGTTTCACTTTCTGTGCTGTGgggatttttttggtttatagTGTTAGTTtatctatctatttttttccaaataataggAACTGAGTTGTATGTATTGGCATTCATTGATTTGTTTCCAAATAA
This genomic interval from Juglans microcarpa x Juglans regia isolate MS1-56 chromosome 4D, Jm3101_v1.0, whole genome shotgun sequence contains the following:
- the LOC121259255 gene encoding pentatricopeptide repeat-containing protein At2g22410, mitochondrial-like isoform X3 translates to MKPLFPCTQNSTSLLFLSAFTLRPQVVLHFLRPFSSTSTRRPKWNSTTNVIITNPTLLIMESCTTMLQLKQIQARMTVNGLITHTFPVSRVVAFCALADIGDVDYAHELFSQIENPNTYIWNTMIRGYGKAKIPTVGFWFFRRMVRERVEMDRRSFVFALKVCEQFCAISGGESVHCRICKMGFSSDLIVQNGLVHFYAERGCLDFARKMFDETLVKDVVSWTSIIDGHVVHNCSDEALELFNLMLLSDVEPNEVTMIPVLSACSLKGELSMGKSIHEYIQKKKISWSPNLQNAMLDMYVKCGSLVTAREIFDNMKNKDVFSWTSMVNGYAKFGKLELARKLFDDMPVRNVISWNAMVAGYSQNNQPKEALKLFLDMVEAGLAATENTLVCVLSACGQLGSLDLGQWIHHYYIHQKRIQFSLILENAFVDMYAKCGSLHAAATIFNEMVERDLVSWNSMVAGYASHGHAKKALVLFEQMTQLGFRPDDITFVGVLSACSHGGLVSEGQNYFKSMKRNFGIEPKVEHYACMIDLYGRIGLLEEAYKFIAKMPMGASVAAWGALLNACRMHGNVELAKVSAYKLLELDPEDSGIYSLLANILAHERRWGDVRMVRCMMREKGVKKTPGRSLIEIEVRFTLGAPFEILKSETSLPRPAPTFLPFAPRPSAQRLEFSLSPLLSSLRLSLMVLPVISNKVFFLFMKGKSLQIFVWCPSAQRSRFLQLESKLCTLLKTLCLQLRTT
- the LOC121259255 gene encoding pentatricopeptide repeat-containing protein At2g22410, mitochondrial-like isoform X4, which produces MKPLFPCTQNSTSLLFLSAFTLRPQVVLHFLRPFSSTSTRRPKWNSTTNVIITNPTLLIMESCTTMLQLKQIQARMTVNGLITHTFPVSRVVAFCALADIGDVDYAHELFSQIENPNTYIWNTMIRGYGKAKIPTVGFWFFRRMVRERVEMDRRSFVFALKVCEQFCAISGGESVHCRICKMGFSSDLIVQNGLVHFYAERGCLDFARKMFDETLVKDVVSWTSIIDGHVVHNCSDEALELFNLMLLSDVEPNEVTMIPVLSACSLKGELSMGKSIHEYIQKKKISWSPNLQNAMLDMYVKCGSLVTAREIFDNMKNKDVFSWTSMVNGYAKFGKLELARKLFDDMPVRNVISWNAMVAGYSQNNQPKEALKLFLDMVEAGLAATENTLVCVLSACGQLGSLDLGQWIHHYYIHQKRIQFSLILENAFVDMYAKCGSLHAAATIFNEMVERDLVSWNSMVAGYASHGHAKKALVLFEQMTQLGFRPDDITFVGVLSACSHGGLVSEGQNYFKSMKRNFGIEPKVEHYACMIDLYGRIGLLEEAYKFIAKMPMGASVAAWGALLNACRMHGNVELAKVSAYKLLELDPEDSGIYSLLANILAHERRWGDVRMVRCMMREKGVKKTPGRSLIEIEVRFTLGAPFEILKSETSLPRPAPTFLPFAPRPSAQRLEFSLSPLLSSLRLSLMVLPVISNKVFFLFMKGKSLQIFVWCPSAQRSS